One window from the genome of Saimiri boliviensis isolate mSaiBol1 chromosome 2, mSaiBol1.pri, whole genome shotgun sequence encodes:
- the SPAG8 gene encoding sperm-associated antigen 8 isoform X1, producing the protein METNESTEESQSRALDIQPSSEGLGSTLEPLPSSDDSPKSALAAATAAAAAAASAAAATAAITTAKAAALPTKTPAPYSEFMEPSSDPSLLGEPCAGPSFTHNIAHGSLGFEPVHVSCIAQDPCTTTDYNSNPGLVPGSSSDPVLSSSSGADHGSGSGSGSGPGCGSVPGSGSGPGSGSVPGSGPGPGSGPGPGSGSLAGSGSHPGPASGPGPGTGPDSELSPCTPPAFRNLMADLVSSDTSWSQHCPWKPQKQPSWEFLQVLEPGARGIRKPPDVKGKPTDLYETLPRGQCLLYNWEEERATNHLDQVPSMQDGSESFFFRHGHQGLLTMQPKSPMPSSTTQKDSYQPPENIYWPLRGKREAMLEMLLHHQICKEVKAEQEPTRKLFEVESVTHHDYRMQLAKAGPPAPTKPHDYRQEQPETFWIQRAPQLPGVSNIRTLDTPFRKNCSFSTPVPLSLGQPLPYEPENYPHQLGEISSLACKGGRLGGGVGRTTPV; encoded by the exons ATGGAGACCAACGAGTCTACGGAGGAATCGCAATCGCG AGCTTTAGACATACAGCCCAGCTCCGAAGGACTGGGGTCCACTTTGGAACCGTTACCTTCTTCAGATGACAGTCCTAAGTCGGCCCTGGCAGCCGCAACTGCAGCAGCTGCAGCGGCTGCATCAGCTGCTGCAGCTACTGCAGCCATCACCACCGCCAAAGCAGCTGCGTTACCTACAAAGACCCCAGCGCCCTATTCTGAGTTCATGGAGCCCTCCTCTGACCCTAGCCTTCTTGGGGAGCCCTGTGCGGGACCCAGCTTTACCCACAATATAGCCCATGGGAGTCTTGGCTTTGAGCCCGTCCATGTTTCCTGTATTGCTCAGGACCCTTGTACTACAACTGACTATAATTCTAACCCTGGCCTTGTTCCAGGCTCTAGCTCTGACCCTGTTCTTAGCTCTAGCTCAGGTGCTGACCatggctctggctctggctctggctctggtcCTGGCTGTGGCTCTGTCCCTGGCTCTGGCTCTGGTCCTGGCTCTGGCTCTGTCCCTGGCTCTGGTCCTGGTCCTGGCTCTGGTCCTGGTCCTGGCTCTGGCTCTCTTGCTGGCTCTGGCTCTCATCCTGGTCCTGCATCTGGACCTGGTCCAGGCACTGGCCCTGACTCTGAGCTCAGCCCCTGCACTCCTCCAGCGTTCAGAAACCTGATGGCAGATCTGGTCTCTAGTGATACCTCCTGGAGTCAGCACTGCCCTTGGAAGCCCCAGAAACAACCATCTTGGGAATTTTTGCAAGTCTTAGAACCAGGTGCCCGAGGAATACGGAAACCCCCAGATGTTAAAGGGAAGCCTACGGATCTCTATGAAACATTGCCACGGGGCCAGTGCCTCCTCTACAACTGGGAGGAAGAG AGAGCCACCAACCACCTGGATCAAGTCCCAAGCATGCAGGATGGCTCTGAGAGTTTTTTCTTCCGACACGGACACCAGGGACTGCTGACCATGCAACCAAAGTCACCCATGCCCTCCAGTACCACCCAGAAAGACTCATACCAGCCCCCAGAAAACATCTATTGGCCACTTCGAG GGAAGCGTGAAGCCATGCTGGAGATGCTCCTgcaccatcagatctg TAAAGAGGTGAAGGCAGAACAGGAACCCACAAGGAAGCTCTTTGAGGTTGAATCTGTGACACACCATGACTACCGAATGCAGCTGGCAAAAGCAGGGCCTCCTGCCCCAACAAAG CCTCACGACTACCGCCAGGAGCAGCCTGAGACCTTCTGGATCCAGAGGGCACCACAGCTACCG GGTGTCAGTAACATCAGGACATTGGACACACCATTCCGGAAGAACTGCAGCTTCTCAACACCAGTGCCCTTGTCTCTGGGGCAACCTTTGCCCTATGAACCTGAGAATTACCCCCACCAACTGGGAGAAATATCCTCCCTTGCCTGTAAGGGAGGAAGACTGGGTGGTGGAGTGGGGAGAACGACTCCTGTCTGA
- the HINT2 gene encoding adenosine 5'-monophosphoramidase HINT2, protein MAAAVVLVAGLRAARRAVAAAGARGAQVRGAAGVTVGNEVAKAQQATPGGAAPTIFSRILDRSLPADILYEDQQCLVFRDVAPQAPVHFLVIPKKPIPRISQAEEEDQQLLGHLLLVAKKIAKAEGLGDGYRLVINDGKLGAQSVYHLHIHVLGGRQLQWPPG, encoded by the exons ATGGCGGCAGCCGTGGTGCTGGTCGCTGGGTTGCGCGCCGCGCGCAGAGCCGTGGCGGCCGCGGGAGCACGCGGGGCGCAG GTCCGAGGAGCTGCAGGTGTGACTGTTGGGAATGAAGTGGCCAAGGCCCAGCAGGCAACTCCTGGGGGAGCAGCCCCAACCATCTTCTCCCGGATCCTGGACAGGAGCCTCCCAGCTGACATTCTCTATGAGGATCAGCAG TGTCTTGTGTTCCGTGATGTGGCCCCTCAGGCTCCTGTGCACTTCCTGGTCATTCCCAAGAAGCCCATTCCTCGGATTAGCCAGGCTGAAGAAGAAGACCAGCAG CTTCTAGGACACCTACTCCTTGTGGCCAAGAAGATTGCAAAGGCTGAGGGCCTGGGAGATGGATACCGACTTG TGATCAACGATGGGAAGCTGGGTGCACAATCTGTGTATCACCTGCATATTCATGTACTTGGGGGCCGGCAGCTCCAGTGGCCTCCAGGTTGA
- the SPAG8 gene encoding sperm-associated antigen 8 isoform X2 yields METNESTEESQSRALDIQPSSEGLGSTLEPLPSSDDSPKSALAAATAAAAAAASAAAATAAITTAKAAALPTKTPAPYSEFMEPSSDPSLLGEPCAGPSFTHNIAHGSLGFEPVHVSCIAQDPCTTTDYNSNPGLVPGSSSDPVLSSSSGADHGSGSGSGSGPGCGSVPGSGSGPGSGSVPGSGPGPGSGPGPGSGSLAGSGSHPGPASGPGPGTGPDSELSPCTPPAFRNLMADLVSSDTSWSQHCPWKPQKQPSWEFLQVLEPGARGIRKPPDVKGKPTDLYETLPRGQCLLYNWEEERATNHLDQVPSMQDGSESFFFRHGHQGLLTMQPKSPMPSSTTQKDSYQPPENIYWPLRGKREAMLEMLLHHQICKEVKAEQEPTRKLFEVESVTHHDYRMQLAKAGPPAPTKPHDYRQEQPETFWIQRAPQLPVC; encoded by the exons ATGGAGACCAACGAGTCTACGGAGGAATCGCAATCGCG AGCTTTAGACATACAGCCCAGCTCCGAAGGACTGGGGTCCACTTTGGAACCGTTACCTTCTTCAGATGACAGTCCTAAGTCGGCCCTGGCAGCCGCAACTGCAGCAGCTGCAGCGGCTGCATCAGCTGCTGCAGCTACTGCAGCCATCACCACCGCCAAAGCAGCTGCGTTACCTACAAAGACCCCAGCGCCCTATTCTGAGTTCATGGAGCCCTCCTCTGACCCTAGCCTTCTTGGGGAGCCCTGTGCGGGACCCAGCTTTACCCACAATATAGCCCATGGGAGTCTTGGCTTTGAGCCCGTCCATGTTTCCTGTATTGCTCAGGACCCTTGTACTACAACTGACTATAATTCTAACCCTGGCCTTGTTCCAGGCTCTAGCTCTGACCCTGTTCTTAGCTCTAGCTCAGGTGCTGACCatggctctggctctggctctggctctggtcCTGGCTGTGGCTCTGTCCCTGGCTCTGGCTCTGGTCCTGGCTCTGGCTCTGTCCCTGGCTCTGGTCCTGGTCCTGGCTCTGGTCCTGGTCCTGGCTCTGGCTCTCTTGCTGGCTCTGGCTCTCATCCTGGTCCTGCATCTGGACCTGGTCCAGGCACTGGCCCTGACTCTGAGCTCAGCCCCTGCACTCCTCCAGCGTTCAGAAACCTGATGGCAGATCTGGTCTCTAGTGATACCTCCTGGAGTCAGCACTGCCCTTGGAAGCCCCAGAAACAACCATCTTGGGAATTTTTGCAAGTCTTAGAACCAGGTGCCCGAGGAATACGGAAACCCCCAGATGTTAAAGGGAAGCCTACGGATCTCTATGAAACATTGCCACGGGGCCAGTGCCTCCTCTACAACTGGGAGGAAGAG AGAGCCACCAACCACCTGGATCAAGTCCCAAGCATGCAGGATGGCTCTGAGAGTTTTTTCTTCCGACACGGACACCAGGGACTGCTGACCATGCAACCAAAGTCACCCATGCCCTCCAGTACCACCCAGAAAGACTCATACCAGCCCCCAGAAAACATCTATTGGCCACTTCGAG GGAAGCGTGAAGCCATGCTGGAGATGCTCCTgcaccatcagatctg TAAAGAGGTGAAGGCAGAACAGGAACCCACAAGGAAGCTCTTTGAGGTTGAATCTGTGACACACCATGACTACCGAATGCAGCTGGCAAAAGCAGGGCCTCCTGCCCCAACAAAG CCTCACGACTACCGCCAGGAGCAGCCTGAGACCTTCTGGATCCAGAGGGCACCACAGCTACCGGTGTGTTAG